A part of Cryptococcus neoformans var. neoformans JEC21 chromosome 4 sequence genomic DNA contains:
- a CDS encoding vacuolar (H+)-ATPase subunit, putative, with translation MATNYPSLFRSEEMSLVQLYIPSEVAHDTISELAEMSNFQFKDLNPSLTSFQRPFTPRLRRLAEMARRLRFFRSQITSLSPPLGVPPLAAVPPFTTVGPRAQNAYDELEEKLKEHERRLNEMNKSWEELGRRKSELEENKCVLKETAGFFDEAGHRHTEIRTSMEDSSDAAPLLEHAAEYGTLPGESGLSGFDLEFVAGTIDRARMPTFERILWRVLRGNLYMNYSEIEEPFVDTVSGKETFKDVFIIFAHGQELLAKIRKVAESMGGTLYNIDSATDKRSDALRQVSARLEDVDNVLYNMGQTRRVELSKIAESLEAWTDAVMREEEIYKTLNLLSYDQGRKTLVAEGWCPSRDITAIQLGLRRAMDTAGTSVPAILSELRTHQTPPTFHRTNKFTEGFQTLIDSYGIATYQEVNPGLYAVITFPFLFAVMFGDIGHGILMFLTAAAMIFWERQIAKNGVNENVETFFFGRYLIVLMGIFSVFTGFMYNDIFSKTLHLWQSGWEWPSNSTGLIEAEPTGNIYPFGMDPMWHGSDNALIFNNSYKMKMSIILGVIHMTFAICLQVPNHIHFKKPLNIYAEFIPQMLFFHSIFGYLVVCIIYKWSVDWSQSVTSPPGLLNMLIYMFLSPGTIEPGTQLYAGQGFIQVVLLLIALVCVPWMLALKPYMLWKEHQRIVAQGYQGLQGQDNGGMHGRDSIGAESRAEEEEEVGMAVAESSDEEHPFEMGDIIVHQVIHTIEFCLGCISNTASYLRLWALSLAHAQLSEVLWSMTLQLAFDFNGGLISRAVFLFVMFAVWFGGTVGILCVMEGLSAFLHALRLHWVEANGKHYMAGGYPFTPLSFATIGQEEDI, from the exons ATGGCGACGAATTacccctctctcttcc GCTCGGAGGAGATGTCCCTTGTACAGCTGTACATCCCGTCAGAAGTAGCACATGACACTATCTCAGAGCTGGCAGAGATGAGCAATTTCCAGTTCAAGGAT CTCAACCCTTCGTTGACTTCCTTCCAACGACCTTTTACTCCACGTCTACGTCGTCTCGCCGAGATGGCTCGACGTCTTCGTTTCTTCCGCTCGCAAATcacatctctctcccctccGCTTGGAGTACCACCTCTTGCAGCTGTCCCGCCGTTCACTACCGTAGGCCCGCGTGCTCAGAACGCGTACGATGAACTGGAggagaagctcaaggaaCACGAGAGGAGGCTGAACGAAATGAACAAGAGTTGGGAAGAATTAggtaggaggaagagcgaaCTGGAGGAGAACAAGTGTGTCTTGAAGGAAACCGCTGGGTTCTTTGACGAG GCCGGCCATCGCCATACCGAGATTCGAACGTCAATGGAGGACAGCAGCGACGCCGCTCCTCTGCTTGAGCATGCTGCCGAGTATGGAACACTCCCAGGTGAGAGTGGCTTGTCCGGTTTTGACCTCGAGTTTGTCGCCGGTACTATTGATCGTGCCCGAATGCCCACATTTGAGCGTATTCTCTGGCGAGTCTTGAGGGGTAACCTCTACATGAACTACTCTGAAATTGAGGAGCCCTTTGTCGATACTGTCTCTGGGAAGGAGACTTTCAAGGATGTTTTCATCATTTTCGCTCATGGTCAAGAGCTTCTCGCCAAGATTCGCAAGGTCGCCGAATCCATGGGTGGCACGCTCTACAACATTGATTCCGCTACCGACAAGCGATCCGACGCTCTGCGCCAAGTCTCTGCGCGccttgaagatgttgatAATGTCCTGTACAATATGGGTCAAACCCGTCGTGTAGAGCTCAGCAAAATCGCTGAATCCCTCGAGGCGTGGACTGACGCTGTCATGCGCGAAGAGGAAATCTACAAGACGCTCAACTTGTTGAGCTATGACCAAGGTCGAAAGACCCTTGTCGCTGAAGGCTGGTGTCCTTCTCGAGACATCACCGCTATCCAGCTCGGTTTGCGTCGTGCGATGGATACTGCTGGTACTTCTGTGCCTGCCATCCTCTCAGAGCTCCGTACCCACCAGACTCCTCCCACGTTCCACAGGACCAACAAGTTTACTGAAGGTTTCCAGACTCTAATCGACTCTTATGGTATTGCCACATACCAAGAAGTTAATCCCGGTTTGTATGCTGTCATTACATTCCCATTCTTGTTTGCAGTCATGTTTGGTGATATTGGTCACGGTATTTTGATGTTCTTGACTGCTGCGGCGATGATCTTTTGGGAGAGGCAGATTGCGAAAAATGGTGTCAATGAGAATGTTGAGACATTTTTCTT CGGTCGATACCTAATCGTTCTCATGGGCATCTTTTCTGTCTTTACCGGTTTCATGTACAACGACATCTTTTCCAAGACGCTTCACCTGTGGCAATCTGGATGGGAATGGCCTTCCAATTCTACAGGACTTATCGAGGCAGAGCCAACGGGAAACATTTATCCCTTTGGCATGGACCCCATGTGGCACGGTTCGGATAATGCCTTGATCTTTAACAATTCTTACAAGATGAAAATGTCAATCATCCTTGGTGTCATCCAT ATGACTTTTGCAATCTGTCTCCAAGTGCCGAACCACATTCATTTCAAGAAACCGCTCAACATTTATGCCGAATTCATCCCTCAgatgctcttcttccactcgATTTTTGGTTACCTCGTCGTTTGCATCATCTACAAGTGGTCTGTCGACTGGTCTCAATCTGTCACTAGCCCGCCGGGATTGCTCAACATGTTGATTTACATGTTCCTTTCCCCGGGGACTATCGAGCCTGGGACTCAGCTATACGCTGGGCAAGGCTTCATCCAggtcgtcctcctcctcatcgccCTTGTCTGTGTTCCGTGGATGCTTGCGCTGAAGCCATATATGCTCTGGAAGGAGCACCAACGTATCGTCGCTCAGGGCTATCAAGGGTTGCAGGGACAGGATAATGGGGGGATGCACGGAAGGGACTCTATTGGTGCAGAAAGCCgggcggaggaagaggaggaagttggTATGGCTGTAGCAGAGAGTTCTGACGAGGAACAT CCATTTGAGATGGGAGATATTATTGTGCATCAGGTCATTCATACGATCGAGTTTTGTCTTGGTTGTATCTCGAACAC TGCTTCCTACCTCCGACTCTGGGCGCTTTCCCTTGCCCACGCACAACTGTCAGAGGTGCTTTGGTCCATGACCCTGCAACTTGCGTTTGACTTTAACGGCGGGCTGATTTCCCGCGCCGTCTTCTTGTTCGTCATGTTTGCGGTGTGGTTTGGGGGTACGGTCGGTATCTTGTGTGTCATGGAAGGTTTGTCCGCGTTTTTGCACGCTTTGAGGTTGCACTGGGTCGAAGCGAATGGAAAGCATTACATGGCTGGAGGCTAT CCGTTTACCCCGCTCAGCTTTGCTACTATCGGtcaagaggaggatattTAG
- a CDS encoding transferase, putative, producing MWKVIYYLNLALYTILLISTSFLAVLIAIVCSLTGRRLNTNYFVARTFYCIAGTILGWKFQVEGEQYLWELSGEHGGGKANEKGRSMVMVGNHQSFVDILYLGRIFPKHAAIMAKKSIQWIPGLGWFMMMSGTVFINRSNNKSAIASLQHAGEEMKRKRISLWIFPEGTRHNTPEPELLNFKKGAFYLAVQAGVPIVPVVCENYNHLFNGKSHFRRGTLRIKVLPPISTTGLTAADVPGLIERTRNAMLETLQEISTPSQSTSQAGSPDPLLGRSGREREDYYTSGSPAPPQSVPSTAEIGTEEEAEAAVEDAIGREEADNGERHVPVVGKNNKEDETMSSPRRLVIAMVSDFFFPVIGGVEGHIYSLSVELMRRGHKVIVITHSHPDRLGIHYLEPSLKVYYLPYLPIASSASLPNFLLFLPYFRHIILTENIQLVHGHGALSSLAHEAVIHAPLLGVKAVFTDHSLFGFGDAVGVLTNKLLGAALRCVDEVICVSNTGRENTVLRAQLDPSIVSVIPNALEAEHFKPDPFRADPDWITIVVISRLVHRKGIDLLISSAPQICALFPKVRFIVGGDGPKMVELEQMREKYELQGRVELLGRVNPGDVRDVLTKGQIYLSNSLTEAFGISIIEAASAGLFVVATKVGGVPEILPQDMIEFCRADEDDVIRALTHAIHTIQSSRHSPWSAHIRVRDMYSWSHVSSRAEIVYLRAMSRPHREIGERMRRYLELGPVFGVVMCCILAVEHYFFWLLEWWNPRDKLRQVISFPGVERFEDRGKNNKK from the exons ATGTGGAAGGTTATCTACTACCTCAACCTCGCCCTCTACACCATACTCCTCATTTCCACCTCCTTTCTCGCAGTCCTCATCGCCATAGTATGCTCACTCACAGGCCGCAGACTCAACACAAACTACTTCGTAGCCCGCACCTTCTATTGTATTGCAGGCACGATACTCGGATGGAAATTCCAGGTCGAAGGCGAGCAGTATCTCTGGGAGCTTAGTGGAGAGCACGGTGGTGGAAAGGCGAATGAAAAGGGTAGGAGTATGGTCATGGTCGGCAATCATCAGAG CTTCGTCGACATTCTTTACTTGGGAAGGATCTTCCCCAAACATGCCGCCATCATGGCTAAAAAGTCCATTCAGTGGATCCCAGGGCTTGGATGGTTTA TGATGATGTCCGGCAccgtcttcatcaatcGTTCAAACAACAAGTCGGCCATTGCCTCTCTTCAACATGCTGGTGAAGAAATGAAGCGAAAGAGG ATATCGCTTTGGATCTTCCCCGAAGGCACACGACACAATACCCCCGAGCCTGAGCTTTTGAATTTCAAGAAGGGCGCTTTCTATCTTGCTGTCCAGG CCGGCGTGCCTATCGTTCCTGTCGTCTGCGAGAACTACAACCACCTTTTCAATGGTAAATCCCACTTCCGTCGCGGAACTCTCCGCATCAAAG TTTTACCCCCTATCTCGACCACCGGCCTCACCGCTGCTGATGTGCCGGGCCTTATCGAAAGGACCCGGAATGCCATGCTTGAAACTCTTCAAGAAATCTCCACGCCATCCCAATCTACATCTCAGGCCGGTTCACCTGACCCTTTACTGGGCAGGTCAGGGcgtgaaagagaagattaTTACACTTCGGGCTCTCCCGCACCTCCTCAGAGCGTACCATCCACAGCTGAAATAGGcacagaggaagaagccgaggCTGCCGTAGAGGACGCCATCGGTCGGGAGGAAGCCGACAATGGAGAGAGGCACGTACCCGTAGTTGGCAAAAACAataaagaagatgagaccATGAGTTCGCCTAGGCGATTAGTTATAGC GATGGTCTCggatttcttttttcccgTCATTGGTGGTGTCGAAGGACATATATACTCCCTAAGTGTGGAACTGATGCGCCGTGGGCATAAA GTTATCGTAATAACACATTCCCACCCTGATCGATTGGGTATCCATTACCTTGAGCCTTCACTCAAAGTCTACTATCTTCCCTACCTTCCTATCGCCTCATCAGCATCACTACCgaatttccttctttttttgccATATTTCCGCCACATTATTTTGACTGAAAACATTCAACTCGTTCACGGGCACGGCGCACTCTCGAGTCTTGCCCATGAGGCTGTGATTCACGCGCCATTATTGGGAGTCAAGGCCGTTTTTACTGACCACAGTCTTTTTGGATTCGGAGATGCAGTAGGGGTGTTGACAAATAAATTATTGGGCGCTGCGTTGAGATGTGTCGATGAGGTTATTTGTGTCAGTAATACAGG GCGAGAAAACACGGTATTAAGAGCTCAGCTTGATCCTTCTATCGTGTCAGTCATACCTAATGCTCTTGAAGCAGAGCACTTCAAGCCCGACCCTTTTCGTGCTGATCCTGATTGGA TTACAATAGTAGTCATTTCTCGCTTAGTCCATCGCAAAGGGATAGaccttctcatctcttctgcaCCTCAGATCTGTGCGCTCTTCCCAAAAGTTCGTTTCATCGTTGGCGGAGATGGGCCCAAGATGGTAGAGTTGGAACAGATGAGAGAAAAGTATGAGCTTCAAGGGAGAGTCGAGCTGCTGGGGCGAGTAAATCCAGGAGATGTCCGTGAT GTTCTCACAAAGGGCCAGATATACTTGAGCAACTCTTTGACAGAAGCTTTTGGAATCTCCATCATCGAAGCAGCGTCCGCAGGGCTTTTCGTAGTGGCCACCAAGGTCGGAGGCGTACCTGAAATTCTACCACAAGACATGATAGAATTTTGTCGAGCGGACGAGGATG ATGTCATTCGGGCGCTTACTCACGCAATCCACACCATACAATCCTCACGGCACTCACCATGGTCAGCCCATATCCGAGTACGTGACATGTACTCTTGGTCCCATGTCTCCTCCAGGGCGGAAATTGTTTATCTGCGGGCGATGTCTCGACCTCATAGAGAAATAGgtgagaggatgaggagataTCTGGAACTTGGTCCGGTATTTGGGGTGGTGATGTGTTGTATATTGGCTGTGGAGCATTATTTTTTCTGGCTTCTCGAGTGGTGGAACCCCCGAGACAAACTCCGACAAGTGATCAGCTTTCCGGGCGTTGAAAGGTTTGAAGATCGAGGGAAGAACAACAAGAAATGA
- a CDS encoding allantoicase, putative, which yields MLTPQQIPLEEFDSNIKSNYVEVSSSALGGEVVACSDDFFASCHNLIKPTPSVSMKGQFGPNGALYDGWESRRHNPAYDWVIIRLATPLTSLHYVDIDTSHFNGNEAPQSQVFALSLPSDGSTPMWTQGNPGWVEVLPVVDLGPNSRHIFEVGKAGKEGKWGAVMVNMMPDGGMARFRAYGLPQGPSLPKSLPANYQSLQPTNLLSPLIGGRIISCSDAQFSPPGNLLLPGRGVDMSDGWETRRSQENRGKYAPGGPLAGQERKEWAVAKLGVPGIVRWVEVDTAFHPGNYPKYCAVEATLSSDEDLSSASWTTIVRKTPCGAHRQHYLPLEPNVPPTQVFSHIRYSVFPDGGTKRVRIFGHPLDPTSPDAQGALEKARLEPMIIPALPLTPEAFKPYGQVVQGFSLPTSAPKGIHVNIANQGTAFKFHRLAKPAESYAPGLLQKGGIHVGAVKASSKMDIKNGKRIKVELLERHRHTSQAFVPMGAEPGKEGKQGAFVVVAALNGPDDKPDLSTVRAFLATAAQGVNYDEGIWHHSLLTVGGDLNYAIVEAQMSVPNEIRDCEKVVPPSELHVEVPPYPFTHPSTASVSAAHVVGHQTNSVLPSLASLLPGKALKPVPITPENFAPFGHLITTTPSSSHTDTERAPDGLTVKHNRLAPVISTYPEETGAVTGIAVFRATKKVGLERGKVFDVRYMERHPYTSQTFVPMGKGEWPGHGEAALPPGGEFLVIVAQNGPDDRPDPSTLQSFLLPAHQGLSYSPGTWHHPVLVLDSTLDLMCVETQIATGVHDSDGRDCELLSWEGEEVFGRVAVPE from the exons ATGCTCACCCCACAGCAGATCCCACTTGAAGAGTTCGACTCCAATATCAAATCCAATTATGTCG AGgtctcttcatctgccCTCGGTGGTGAAGTTGTTGCATGCTCAGACGATTTCTTTGCTTCTTGTCATAACTTGATCAAGCCCACT CCGTCTGTATCCATGAAAGGTCAATTCGGGCCGAATGGTGCGCTTTACGACGGTTGGGAATCAAGGAGACATAATCCTGCTTACGATTG GGTCATTATCCGCCTCGCCACTCCTCTCACCTCTTTGCATTATGTTGACATTGACACTTCTCATTTCAACGGTAATGAAGCCCCCCAGTCCCAAGTGTTCGCCCTTTCGTTGCCCTCCGACGGATCCACTCCCATGTGGACCCAGGGTAACCCTGGCTGGGTCGAAGTTCTGCCAGTGGTGGATTTAGGACCTAACAGCAGACACATCTTTGAAGTTGGGAAGGcagggaaggagggaaagtGGGGTGCTGTGATGGTTAACATGATGCCCGATGGTGGAATG GCCAGATTCAGGGCATACGGTCTCCCTCAAggcccttctctccctaAATCTCTTCCGGCCAACTATCAGTCACTCCAACCCACCAACCTGTTATCTCCTCTCATTGGTGGCCGCATCATTTCATGCTCTGACGCTCAGTTCTCTCCTCCAGgcaatcttctcctccctgGTCGTGGAGTAGACATGTCTGATGGATGGGAGACTAGGCGTAGTCAGGAGAACAGGGGCAAATACGCCCCCGGCGGACCTCTGGCCGGccaagaaaggaaggagtgggCGGTGGCGAAGTTGGGTGTCCCAGGTATCGTGCGATGGGTTGAAGTGGACACCGCTTTCCACCCTGGTAATTACCCCAAG TATTGTGCTGTCGAAGCAACGCTTTCCTCGGACGAAGACCTCTCATCTGCATCGTGGACCACTATTGTCCGTAAAACCCCCTGTGGAGCCCATCGTCAACACTATCTTCCCCTTGAGCCCAACGTCCCTCCCACTCAGGTATTTTCCCACATTCGATACTCAGTGTTCCCTGATGGCGGCACTAAGCGCGTCAGAATCTTCGGTCACCCCCTCGACCCTACCTCTCCTGATGCCCAGGGGGCCTTAGAAAAAGCCAGGCTTGAGCCTATGATCATTCCCGCTCTGCCTCTTACCCCAGAGGCTTTCAAGCCTTATGGTCAAGTTGTCCAAGGTTTTTCATTGCCCACTTCCGCACCCAAGGGTATCCATGTCAACATCGCGAACCAAGGCACAGCATTCAAATTTCATCGCCTTGCTAAACCTGCCGAATCCTATGCTCCAggccttcttcaaaaagGCGGAATTCATGTTGGCGCGGTCAAGGCTAGCAGCAAGATGGATATCAAGAACGGGAAGAGGATCAAGGTTGAACTTTTGGAGAGACACAGACATACATCTCAAGCCTTTGTGCCCATGGGAGCCGAAcctgggaaggaaggaaaacagGGCGCATTCGTGGTGGTTGCAGCTCTGAATGGACCTGACGATAAGCCCGATCTTAGTACAGTCCGGGCATTCTTGGCCACGGCGGCTCAGGGCGTCAACTATGATGAGGGTATCTGGC ATCACTCCTTGTTGACCGTTGGTGGA GATCTCAATTATGCCATCGTTGAAGCACAAATGTCTGTTCCCAATGAGATCCGAGACTGCGAAAAGGTCGTTCCGCCATCCGAGCTTCATGTTGAAGTTCCTCCATACCCCTTCACTCATCCCTCTACCGCCTCCGTCTCTGCCGCACACGTTGTTGGTCACCAGACCAACAgtgttcttccttccctaGCTTCCCTTTTGCCTGGAAAGGCTCTTAAGCCCGTCCCCATCACTCCTGAAAACTTTGCGCCATTTGGTCATTTGATCACAACAAccccctcatcttcccataCCGACACCGAGCGTGCGCCTGATGGGTTGACAGTTAAGCACAACCGTCTGGCTCCTGTAATCTCTACTTATCCCGAGGAGACTGGTGCAGTCACTGGTATTGCTGTATTTAGGGCTACGAAGAAAGTTGGACTGGAAAGGGGTAAAGTTTTCGATGTGCGATACATGGAAAGGCACCCTTATACCAGTCAGACGTTTGTTCCCATGGGCAAGGGCGAG TGGCCCGGTCATGGTGAGGCTGCGCTTCCCCCTGGAGGCGAGTTCCTTGTCATTGTTGCCCAGAACGGCCCGGACGACCGTCCCGACCCGTCCACCCTTCAatcattccttcttccggctCATCAAGGTCTTTCTTACTCACCTGGAACATGGCATCATCCAGTTTTGGTGCTGGACTCAACGTTGGATCTCATGTGTGTTGAGACTCAAATTGCCACTGGCGTACATGATAGCGATGGAAGGGATTGCGAACTTTTGAGCTgggagggtgaagaagtgtTCGGCAGGGTCGCTGTTCCCGAGTAG
- a CDS encoding expressed protein, with the protein MRLLSWIVLPLIPFVSAGVSTIYWPVSNPDPSNPWVIGEKNLLAWTTGSGTGVQSFDVQLHNSNRSVMVGFLPIALRVPMERLPSGYKNYGGEMEVDLGSNIPTGDGFYLLFMNTYHGEVYAKSKKFSIYASTPANFTSADLPTATVTATLSEAPNPTQQWAITLNGVDQDATATATSTSS; encoded by the exons ATGAGGCTTCTCAGCTGGATTGTCTTGCCACTTATCCCCTTCGTCTCAG CCGGTGTCTCAACTATCTACTGGCCGGTATCCAACCCTGATCCTTCCAACCCCTGGGTCATTGGCGAAAAAAACCTACTCGCATGGACAACTGGCAGTGGCACCGGTGTTCAATCATTCGATGTTCAGCTACACAATTCCAACCGTTCCGTTATGGTCGGCTTCCTTCCCATTGCTTTGCGAGTACCTATGGAGAGGTTACCCTCAGGATATAAGAACTAtggtggagagatggaggttgACTTAGGATCCAACATCCCTACAGGAGACGGGTTTTATCTGCTGTTCATGAACACCTATCACGGAGAAGTGTATGCCAAA TCGAAAAAGTTTTCAATTTACGCCTCTACTCCAGCCAATTTCACTTCGGCCGATCTTCCTACTGCCACCGTTACCGCTACCCTTTCGGAAGCCCCTAACCCTACGCAACAATGGGCTATCACTCTTAATGGTGTCGATCAGGATGCGACGGCGACGGCCACGTCCACAAGCTCTTAA
- a CDS encoding co-chaperone, putative has product MPDETSQTLRQLKIKTGVVKRLHKEESSYIQEVEDQQKVVEKLKADGADGADIRAAERVLKDSEMMVPRTRRSLEEAFQALEDLVNALGSDESIAGTQEFREAFSQLQQVEVDWKTDGN; this is encoded by the exons ATGCCTGACGAAACCTCTCAAACTCTCCGCCAACTCAAGATTAAAACCGGTGTCGTCAAACGCCTCCACAAAGAAGAATCCAGCTATATTCAGGAAGTCGAAGATCAGCAGAAGGTCGTAGAGAAGCTCAAAGCGGATGGTGCTGACGGTGCCGACATACGGGCAGCT GAGCGGGTACTGAAAGATTCAGAAATGATGGTACCTCGCACAAGAAGGTCATTAGAGGAAGCCTTCCAAGCACTTGAAGATCTAGTG AATGCCCTTGGATCGGATGAATCCATCGCCGGTACTCAAGAATTCAGAGAAGCTTTTAGTCAGCTGCAGCAAGTTGAGGTGGACTGGAAAACCGACGGGAACTAa
- a CDS encoding eukaryotic translation initiation factor 3 subunit 11, putative yields the protein MVTAVSPENLKEWHTPSTRPDVIHELIHGVDRYNPSNLPFMEDYLATELKEGQYDLFGNLAILKLYQFNPQHSNPDVIINILIKALAATVSGPDFNLCLEMLREPSAILHDIESADEALVIVMPYLQRLHELSRTCQFTKFWQEINSDSEAAKILRTRYLPQHASPLDDFRFIFSASIASCFRRISLSQLSRWLDIPSDKVGEWCSKVEWTVEGQDAVIPNNGQNDVKAGVVKENVQLGQLTKLVAAAGY from the exons ATGGTCACCGCCGTCTCCCCCGAGAACCTGAAAGAGTGGCATACCCCCTCTACTAGGCCTGATGTCATCCACGAGTTGATCCATGGTGTCG ACCGATACAACCCATCAAACTTGCCTTTCATGGAGGACTACCTTGCCACGGAATTGAAGGAAGGACAGTACGATTTGTTCGGCAACCTCGCTATCCTTAAATT ATACCAATTCAATCCTCAACACAGCAACCCAGATGTTATCATCAACATACTCATCAAGGCTCTTGCAGCTACAGTGTCAGGACCTGATTTCAACTTGTGCTTGGAAATGCTCAGGGAGCCTTCT GCTATTCTCCACGATATCGAATCGGCGGATGAAGCACTTGTAATTGTCATGCCTTACCTTCAAAGGCTTCATGAACTCAGCCGGACATGCCAATTCACAAAGTTTTGGCAAGAGATCAACTCTGATTCTGAGGCAGCTAAAA TCCTCCGAACGCGCTACCTCCCACAACACGCCTCTCCCCTGGACGATTTCCGCTTCATCTTTTCCGCGTCTATCGCCTCATGCTTCCGTAGGATATCCCTTTCTCAACTCTCTCGATGGCTCGATATCCCTTCCGACAAGGTAGGAGAGTGGTGCAGCAAGGTTGAGTGGACAGTGGAGGGGCAGGATGCGGTCATCCCCAACAACGGGCAGAATGATGTAAAGGCCGGTGTTGTCAAGGAGAATGTTCAGCTTGGCC AATTGACCAAGTTGGTGGCTGCGGCGGGTTATTAG